The Geobacter sp. AOG2 genome includes a window with the following:
- the exbB gene encoding TonB-system energizer ExbB, translating into MDWLKVAIDYGVIGLLIILSVAAVGIAIERGLYFKRVCIGDFTCKRELELALTRKLHLIATIGSNAPYIGLLGTVLGIMLTFATMGQEGMMDSSRIMTGLALALKATAVGLLVAIPSVTLYNLLLRNAKELLMKWDIRHGREGV; encoded by the coding sequence ATGGACTGGCTGAAAGTGGCAATCGATTACGGAGTCATCGGGCTTTTGATTATCTTGAGCGTGGCTGCGGTGGGTATCGCCATTGAGCGAGGATTGTACTTCAAAAGGGTATGTATCGGTGACTTTACCTGTAAACGGGAACTGGAACTGGCCTTGACGAGAAAACTGCATCTGATCGCCACGATCGGCAGTAATGCCCCCTATATCGGGCTCTTGGGCACGGTGCTCGGCATCATGCTGACCTTCGCCACCATGGGGCAGGAGGGCATGATGGACAGCAGCCGGATCATGACCGGACTGGCCCTGGCCTTGAAGGCCACCGCTGTGGGACTCCTGGTGGCCATCCCATCGGTGACGCTTTACAACCTGTTGCTGCGCAACGCCAAGGAACTCCTTATGAAATGGGATATTCGTCATGGACGAGAAGGAGTTTGA